One genomic segment of Hordeum vulgare subsp. vulgare chromosome 2H, MorexV3_pseudomolecules_assembly, whole genome shotgun sequence includes these proteins:
- the LOC123425385 gene encoding LRR receptor-like serine/threonine-protein kinase RPK2: MLRPSKPSKPHATPTPTPTRGLATRNFTPAEVPVAKTLPLAAAVLPRRVPSLPHCLAPLRRRHPPPPRPMATLLSQTLPTLLLLLLLLLVTAVRASGAGGGGERGSLLSFKAALTADPGGLLRDWSPASSDHCLWPGVSCGASGEVVALNVSSSPGRRLSGALSPSVAALRGLRVLALPSHALSGPLPAAIWSLRRLLVLDLSGNRLQGEIPPSLACTALRTLDLAYNQLNGSVPAALGSLLGLRRLSLASNRLGGAIPDELGGAGCRSLQFLDLSGNLLVGGIPRSLGNCSKLEALLLSSNLLDDVIPLEMGRLSNLRALDVSRNSLSGPVPAELGGCVELSVLVLSNPYALVGGLNASDSEDVDDFNYFEGGIPDVVAALPKLRVLWAPRATLEGELPGNWSSCQSLEMINLGENLISGGIPKGLLDCKHLKFLNLSSNKLTGSVDPSLPVPCMDVFDVSGNRLSGSIPVFLSKDCPSSQLPFDDLVSEYSSFFAYQAIAGFFSSSAVVATDLTSYHSFAQNNFTGTVTSLPIAAQKLGMQGSYAFLADGNNLVGELQPGLFNKCNSSRGFIVDVTNNRITGGIPVEIGSLCSSLVVLGVAGNHLSGLIPSSIGQLNYLISLDLSRNQLGGEIPASVKNLPHLQFLSLGHNLLNGTIPNDINQLQSLKVLDLSSNLLSGDIPHALAELTNLSALLLDNNKLTGKIPAEFANAASLTEFNVSFNNLSGPVPSNSSAVGCDSIIGNPLLQSCHTYTLAVPSAAQQGRDLNSNDNDTAPVDPPNQGGNSSFNAIEIASITSATAIVSVLLALIVLFIYTRKCAPFMSARSSGRREVIIFQEIGVPITYETVVRATGTFNASNCIGSGGFGATYKAEISPGVLVAIKRLSVGRFQGLEQFHAEIKTLGRLRHPNLVTLVGYHLGESEMFLIYNYLPGGNLERFIQERSKRPVEWKRLHKIALDIAKALAYLHDTCVPRILHRDVKPNNILLDTNHNAYLSDFGLARLLGNSETHATTGVAGTFGYVAPEYAMTCRVSDKADVYSYGVVLMELISDKKALDPSFSPYGNGFNIVAWACMLLRQGRARDFFVDGLWDVGPHDDLIEVLHLSVMCTVESLSIRPTMKQVVQRLKQLQPPILERR, encoded by the coding sequence ATGCTCCGACCTTCCAAGCCAAGCAAACCccacgccacccccacccccacccccacccgagGGCTCGCAACGCGGAACTTCACCCCAGCAGAGGTCCCCGTCGCAAAAACCCTGCCTTTAGCCGCCGCCGTGCTCCCGCGCCGGGTCCCGAGCCTCCCCCACTGTCTCGCTCCATTGCGACGGCGgcacccgccgccgccgcgtccCATGGCCACCCTCCTCTCCCAAACCCTACCcacgctgctactgctgctgctgctgctgctcgtcaCGGCCGTTCGAGCGTCTGGTGCTGGAGGAGGCGGCGAGCGGGGGTCCCTGCTTAGCTTCAAGGCGGCCCTGACCGCCGACCCGGGCGGGCTCCTCCGCGACTGGTCCCCGGCGTCGTCCGACCACTGCCTCTGGCCGGGCGTGTCGTGCGGCGCCTCCGGCGAGGTCGTGGCGCTCAACGTCTCCTCGTCCCCCGGCCGCCGCCTCTCGGGCGCGCTCTCCCCGTCCGTCGCGGCGCTTCGCGGCCTCCGCGTGCTCGCGCTCCCCTCCCACGCGCTCTCGGGCCCGCTCCCCGCCGCGATCTGGTCGCTGCGCCGCCTCCTCGTGCTCGACCTCTCCGGCAACCGCCTCCAGGGCGAGATCCCGCCGTCGCTCGCCTGCACCGCGCTGCGGACGCTGGACCTCGCCTACAACCAGCTCAACGGCTCCGTACCCGCCGCGCTCGGCTCGCTCCTGGGGCTGCGGCGCCTCTCGCTTGCCTCCAACCGCCTGGGCGGCGCCATCCCCGATGAGCTGGGCGGTGCCGGCTGCCGCAGCCTACAGTTCCTCGATCTCTCTGGGAACCTCCTCGTCGGCGGCATCCCCCGGAGTTTGGGGAACTGCAGCAAGCTGGAGGCGCTGTTGCTGTCCTCCAACCTGTTGGATGACGTCATCCCGCTGGAGATGGGACGCCTCAGCAATTTGCGGGCTTTGGATGTGTCGAGGAACAGCCTGAGCGGCCCTGTGCCAGCGGAGCTTGGTGGTTGTGTTGAACTTTCAGTTCTAGTGCTGTCCAACCCTTATGCGCTGGTTGGTGGTTTGAATGCATCGGATAGTGAGGATGTTGACGACTTCAACTATTTCGAGGGAGGGATTCCGGATGTTGTTGCTGCGTTGCCCAAGCTGAGGGTGTTATGGGCGCCAAGAGCTACGTTGGAGGGGGAGTTGCCGGGGAACTGGAGTTCTTGCCAGAGCTTGGAGATGATAAACTTGGGAGAGAATCTAATCTCTGGTGGAATTCCTAAAGGGCTGTTGGACTGCAAGCATCTGAAGTTCTTGAATTTGAGCTCGAACAAGTTAACAGGTTCAGTTGATCCATCACTTCCTGTGCCTTGCATGGATGTGTTTGATGTCAGCGGAAACCGGCTGTCTGGCTCGATCCCAGTATTTCTTTCAAAGGATTGTCCTTCATCTCAGCTCCCATTTGATGACCTGGTGTCAGAATACTCTTCCTTCTTTGCGTATCAGGCGATTGCCGGCTTCTTTTCATCTTCAGCAGTCGTAGCTACTGATTTGACGAGTTACCATAGTTTTGCCCAGAACAATTTTACTGGAACAGTGACGTCCTTGCCGATTGCTGCCCAGAAGCTGGGAATGCAGGGTTCCTATGCTTTCCTTGCTGATGGGAATAATCTTGTCGGTGAGTTGCAACCTGGCCTATTCAATAAGTGCAACAGTTCAAGGGGTTTCATTGTGGATGTTACCAACAACCGAATAACAGGAGGTATTCCCGTAGAGATTGGATCATTGTGCAGTtctcttgttgttcttggtgttgctGGTAATCACCTTTCTGGTTTGATACCGTCAAGTATTGGGCAATTGAATTATCTTATCAGCTTGGATTTGAGTAGGAACCAGCTTGGTGGTGAAATTCCGGCTTCTGTCAAGAACTTACCACATTTGCAGTTTCTCTCTTTGGGTCATAACCTTCTaaatggaactattccaaatgatatTAATCAGCTGCAGTCTCTGAAGGTTTTGGACCTATCCTCAAACCTCCTCTCAGGGGACATCCCTCATGCACTTGCTGAATTGACAAATTTGAGTGCCCTCCTCCTTGATAATAATAAACTTACTGGGAAGATACCAGCTGAGTTTGCCAATGCGGCATCGCTTACCGAGTTTAACGTGTCATTCAACAATTTGTCTGGTCCAGTACCATCAAACAGCAGTGCAGTTGGATGTGACAGCATTATTGGAAATCCTTTGCTACAATCTTGTCACACGTATACCCTGGCTGTTCCCTCCGCTGCTCAGCAGGGtcgtgatttgaattcaaatgacAACGATACAGCGCCTGTGGATCCACCAAACCAAGGAGGAAACAGTTCATTCAATGCGATCGAAATAGCTTCGATAACATCTGCAACAGCTATTGTTTCAGTCCTTCTTGCTCTGATTGTACTATTTATTTACACAAGAAAGTGCGCACCCTTTATGTCAGCTCGATCATCTGGAAGAAGGGAAGTTATAATCTTCCAAGAAATCGGAGTGCCGATCACTTATGAGACTGTTGTTCGAGCTACTGGAACTTTCAATGCAAGCAATTGCATTGGAAGTGGGGGTTTCGGAGCCACTTACAAAGCTGAAATTTCACCTGGAGTCTTGGTAGCTATAAAGAGACTTTCTGTTGGGAGATTCCAAGGATTGGAACAGTTCCATGCTGAGATCAAAACTCTTGGGAGATTAAGACATCCCAATCTTGTTACCTTGGTAGGCTACCATCTTGGTGAATCTGAAATGTTTCTCATATATAACTACTTGCCTGGAGGAAATCTTGAGAGATTCATACAAGAGAGATCAAAGCGACCAGTAGAATGGAAGAGGCTGCATAAGATTGCTTTGGACATTGCAAAAGCACTTGCTTATCTGCATGACACTTGTGTTCCTAGGATCCTTCATCGTGACGTGAAACCAAACAATATTTTGTTGGACACTAACCATAATGCTTACCTCTCAGACTTTGGGCTGGCAAGGCTCTTGGGAAATTCGGAAACCCATGCAACGACTGGTGTGGCTGGAACTTTTGGATATGTTGCTCCAGAATATGCTATGACTTGCCGTGTTTCAGATAAAGCTGACGTGTATAGCTATGGTGTTGTACTGATGGAGTTGATATCAGACAAGAAGGCCTTGGatccatcattttctccttatggtAATGGGTTTAACATAGTTGCTTGGGCGTGCATGCTGCTTCGTCAAGGCCGTGCTCGTGATTTCTTCGTCGATGGTTTGTGGGATGTGGGCCCGCATGAtgacttgatagaggtgttgcatTTATCAGTGATGTGTACTGTTGAATCGCTCTCTATACGGCCAACTATGAAGCAAGTTGTTCAACGACTAAAGCAACTCCAGCCCCCAATACTTGAACGCCGATGA
- the LOC123425386 gene encoding glycerophosphodiester phosphodiesterase GDPD6-like isoform X1, whose amino-acid sequence MRAIDEGADFIESDIVATKDGHLVCFHDMTLDDTTDVADHKEFAARRRTLEVQWANVTGYFITDFTLAELKTLRMKQRWSFRDKSHDGTRTLVPSVLITETNQMIHASRLILFVCHQGISPIITFDEFINIALNAKRVVGIYPEMKSPVFINQHVKWADGKKYEDKFIATLKKYGYGGKYMTKRWTEKPVFIQSFAPTSLIYAADLTDSPKVFLIDDVTVRTEDTDQSYEEITSDEYLDYMREYVVGIGPWKDTVVPPTRDNKLATPTDMVAMAHARGLQVHPYTYRNENRFLHYNFRQDPYAEYDYWLNSVGVDGLFTDFPASLRLYQDWTAAKN is encoded by the exons ATGCGCGCCATCGACGAGGGCGCCGACTTCATCGAGTCGGACATCGTGGCCACCAAGGACGGCCACCTCGTCTGCTTCCACGACATGACGCTGGACGACACCACCGACGTCGCCGACCACAAGGAGTTCGCCGCCCGCCGCCGCACGCTCGAGGTGCAGTGGGCCAACGTCACCGGATACTTCATCA CTGATTTCACGCTGGCCGAGCTCAAAACGCTGAGAATGAAGCAGAGGTGGTCATTCCGTGACAAATCTCACGACGGTACGCGCACATTAGTTCCATCAGTATTAATTACCGAGACAAATCAGATGATCCATGCATCTAGATTAATCCTGTTTGTTTGTCATCAAGGCATTTCTCCCATCATCACCTTCGACGAGTTCATCAACATCGCGCTGAACGCCAAGAGGGTCGTCGGGATCTACCCGGAGATGAAGAGCCCCGTGTTCATCAACCAGCAC GTGAAGTGGGCGGACGGGAAGAAGTACGAGGACAAGTTCATCGCTACGCTGAAGAAGTACGGGTACGGGGGCAAGTACATGACGAAGCGGTGGACGGAGAAGCCGGTGTTCATCCAGTCCTTCGCGCCGACGTCGCTCATCTACGCGGCCGACCTGACGGACTCGCCCAAGGTGTTCCTGATCGACGACGTGACGGTGCGGACCGAGGACACGGACCAGTCGTACGAGGAGATCACCTCGGACGAGTACCTGGACTACATGAGGGAGTACGTGGTGGGGATCGGGCCGTGGAAGGACACGGTGGTGCCGCCGACGAGGGACAACAAGCTGGCGACGCCGACGGACATGGTGGCCATGGCGCACGCCAGGGGCCTGCAGGTGCACCCCTACACGTACCGGAACGAGAACCGCTTCCTGCACTACAACTTCAGGCAGGACCCCTACGCCGAGTACGACTACTGGCTCAACAGCGTCGGCGTCGACGGCCTCTTCACGGACTTCCCCGCCAGCCTCCGCCTCTACCAGGACTGGACCGCCGCCAAGAACTGA
- the LOC123425386 gene encoding glycerophosphodiester phosphodiesterase GDPD6-like isoform X2 yields the protein MRAIDEGADFIESDIVATKDGHLVCFHDMTLDDTTDVADHKEFAARRRTLEVQWANVTGYFITDFTLAELKTLRMKQRWSFRDKSHDGISPIITFDEFINIALNAKRVVGIYPEMKSPVFINQHVKWADGKKYEDKFIATLKKYGYGGKYMTKRWTEKPVFIQSFAPTSLIYAADLTDSPKVFLIDDVTVRTEDTDQSYEEITSDEYLDYMREYVVGIGPWKDTVVPPTRDNKLATPTDMVAMAHARGLQVHPYTYRNENRFLHYNFRQDPYAEYDYWLNSVGVDGLFTDFPASLRLYQDWTAAKN from the exons ATGCGCGCCATCGACGAGGGCGCCGACTTCATCGAGTCGGACATCGTGGCCACCAAGGACGGCCACCTCGTCTGCTTCCACGACATGACGCTGGACGACACCACCGACGTCGCCGACCACAAGGAGTTCGCCGCCCGCCGCCGCACGCTCGAGGTGCAGTGGGCCAACGTCACCGGATACTTCATCA CTGATTTCACGCTGGCCGAGCTCAAAACGCTGAGAATGAAGCAGAGGTGGTCATTCCGTGACAAATCTCACGACG GCATTTCTCCCATCATCACCTTCGACGAGTTCATCAACATCGCGCTGAACGCCAAGAGGGTCGTCGGGATCTACCCGGAGATGAAGAGCCCCGTGTTCATCAACCAGCAC GTGAAGTGGGCGGACGGGAAGAAGTACGAGGACAAGTTCATCGCTACGCTGAAGAAGTACGGGTACGGGGGCAAGTACATGACGAAGCGGTGGACGGAGAAGCCGGTGTTCATCCAGTCCTTCGCGCCGACGTCGCTCATCTACGCGGCCGACCTGACGGACTCGCCCAAGGTGTTCCTGATCGACGACGTGACGGTGCGGACCGAGGACACGGACCAGTCGTACGAGGAGATCACCTCGGACGAGTACCTGGACTACATGAGGGAGTACGTGGTGGGGATCGGGCCGTGGAAGGACACGGTGGTGCCGCCGACGAGGGACAACAAGCTGGCGACGCCGACGGACATGGTGGCCATGGCGCACGCCAGGGGCCTGCAGGTGCACCCCTACACGTACCGGAACGAGAACCGCTTCCTGCACTACAACTTCAGGCAGGACCCCTACGCCGAGTACGACTACTGGCTCAACAGCGTCGGCGTCGACGGCCTCTTCACGGACTTCCCCGCCAGCCTCCGCCTCTACCAGGACTGGACCGCCGCCAAGAACTGA